A genome region from Bdellovibrionales bacterium includes the following:
- a CDS encoding DUF1415 domain-containing protein, with protein MNDHLSIVGEMQTWLEKSVIGLNLCPFAKAVHLKKQIRYHVSSASTGEELLRDLISELQLLENTDPIEIDTVLLIHPDVLSDFLDYNDFLEVADAALLELGLEGIFQIASFHPQYQFAGSSVDDISNYTNRSPYPALHILREASVTKAVDSYPDVEGIPERNIQTLKGLGLDGWNRLGVGRR; from the coding sequence ATGAATGATCATCTGTCCATCGTTGGCGAAATGCAAACCTGGCTCGAAAAGTCGGTGATTGGGCTTAATTTGTGCCCATTTGCAAAGGCCGTCCATCTTAAAAAGCAGATTCGCTATCATGTCAGCTCCGCGTCCACCGGGGAGGAACTGCTGCGAGATTTAATATCCGAGTTACAGCTTCTAGAAAACACCGACCCCATCGAAATCGATACGGTTTTGTTGATTCATCCCGATGTTCTCAGTGATTTTCTCGACTACAACGATTTTTTAGAGGTCGCTGATGCTGCATTATTAGAGCTCGGATTGGAGGGAATCTTTCAAATCGCGAGCTTTCATCCGCAGTATCAATTTGCAGGAAGCTCCGTCGATGACATCAGCAATTATACCAATCGTTCTCCCTATCCAGCGCTCCATATCTTGCGCGAGGCGAGTGTAACGAAAGCTGTCGATTCGTATCCTGACGTCGAGGGTATTCCTGAGCGCAATATTCAAACTCTTAAGGGTTTAGGCTTAGACGGTTGGAACAGACTCGGTGTTGGCCGGCGTTGA
- a CDS encoding methyltransferase domain-containing protein: MSKAIQFHILNTVSQALIEVFEKGKHADRMIDKYLRANKNWTPEDRSFYAEAVYGIIRQKRYLEFLAESEELWSIIAAYLVTQNLKPVARPELSKIDPGKVKSRMSLKKPLAIEHSIPDWLNEVGQKEFSAQWPTILQGLNKDPLIYLRTNTLKTNTEKLIQDLKKEKITALKVPGSLFPLESLYLKERKNVFATNSFKNGDYEMQDAGSQSIAPLLQVEPGQTVVDACAGSGGKTLHLAALMQNKGKIVAMDIHEMKLQDLKQRAARAGAKIIETKLIQSPKIIQSLENKFDRVLIDSPCSGLGVLRRNPDTKWKMTPEQIDELCQTQRDILHRYSKMCKSLGIMVYATCSILKRENEDQVKEFLNSPNGKNWTLLAEHRLWPHQHNTDGFYAAVLRKN, translated from the coding sequence TTGAGCAAAGCTATCCAATTTCATATTCTAAATACCGTCTCTCAAGCCCTGATCGAAGTGTTTGAAAAGGGAAAACATGCCGATCGCATGATCGACAAATATCTGCGAGCGAATAAAAACTGGACACCCGAAGATCGAAGTTTCTATGCTGAAGCGGTCTACGGAATCATACGCCAAAAAAGATATCTCGAATTCCTCGCGGAGTCGGAAGAGCTCTGGTCGATCATTGCCGCATACCTCGTGACCCAAAACTTAAAACCTGTCGCACGTCCCGAGCTGAGCAAAATAGATCCCGGCAAAGTCAAAAGCCGGATGAGCCTCAAAAAGCCTTTGGCCATAGAGCATTCCATTCCCGACTGGCTCAACGAAGTTGGTCAAAAAGAATTCTCCGCCCAGTGGCCCACCATCCTCCAAGGACTCAATAAAGATCCCCTGATCTACCTCCGCACCAACACGTTAAAAACAAATACCGAAAAACTCATCCAAGATCTAAAAAAAGAAAAAATCACCGCTCTCAAGGTGCCAGGTTCCCTCTTTCCCCTCGAGAGCCTGTATCTCAAAGAACGTAAAAACGTTTTCGCCACGAACTCTTTTAAAAACGGCGATTACGAAATGCAAGACGCCGGCTCGCAATCCATAGCTCCACTTTTACAAGTAGAACCTGGCCAAACTGTCGTGGATGCCTGTGCAGGCTCCGGAGGCAAAACTCTGCATTTGGCCGCTCTGATGCAGAACAAAGGGAAAATTGTCGCCATGGATATCCATGAGATGAAGCTCCAGGATCTCAAACAGCGGGCCGCGCGCGCCGGAGCAAAAATCATAGAGACGAAACTGATACAATCTCCCAAGATCATCCAAAGCTTAGAAAATAAATTTGATCGTGTGCTCATCGACTCCCCCTGTTCAGGCCTTGGAGTTCTACGCCGAAATCCCGACACCAAATGGAAGATGACGCCCGAGCAAATCGACGAGCTCTGCCAAACTCAAAGGGACATCCTCCATCGATACTCAAAAATGTGTAAATCCCTTGGAATTATGGTTTATGCCACTTGCAGTATTCTCAAGCGTGAGAACGAAGATCAGGTGAAAGAGTTCCTCAATTCCCCCAATGGAAAAAACTGGACGCTGCTCGCAGAGCATAGACTATGGCCCCACCAGCACAACACCGACGGCTTTTACGCCGCTGTCCTCAGAAAGAATTGA
- a CDS encoding DUF4105 domain-containing protein, protein MSEPAGVNTNLHAQCRFPARYKLLKRMLYEKSSSWPQVLCPDYLTFSHRGQIESISLIFATGYLSNPASYFGHPLIKFNLPASKMPSSLLDVSVNFGAVTPPDENGFVYAAKGLFGGYDATFSHRKFYYNNHAYGEVELRDMWEYRLNLNSDEVELFYSHIWELLGKKFPYFFFTENCASAAAAILEQITGEKVLPSYLPYALPYILFDGLAYAQRSNGEPLVRSISLIPSRQTRLIARYKDLSSDQKKSVQMISNGAPVSPILESLPPQTRAAPIETLLDYYSFLAVKDKNFEEKNEAFSKRRQELLVERLELPSSTPTEMNYNLNPPSKGPRPFLLRAGVINSSKFRTGGEFQLRTTYYDFLSLDFGRPKFSEVKTLDATFNYFDNSIWMRKLDLIAISTLNLSQTGLPDEGGWAWRFSTGVENLNLACKYCDLFKVEVGFGKGFLILDRQAIFVLVDVRAQTRTENSGTLASTPMLGALIDWFPSGLFKTELNFGYRAYLEKDDADATMIKIDNRLGLSRDWDLRISYEKHVDEWIRLSISWYL, encoded by the coding sequence ATGTCAGAACCCGCCGGCGTTAACACCAATCTTCATGCTCAGTGCCGCTTCCCCGCAAGGTACAAGTTGTTGAAGCGGATGCTTTACGAAAAATCATCCTCGTGGCCCCAAGTCTTGTGTCCCGACTACTTAACATTTTCACACCGAGGACAAATCGAATCGATCAGTTTGATTTTCGCGACGGGATATCTGTCCAATCCGGCTTCGTATTTTGGCCATCCTCTGATAAAATTTAATCTACCTGCATCGAAAATGCCGAGTTCCTTGCTGGATGTCTCTGTCAATTTCGGTGCTGTCACGCCTCCTGATGAGAATGGTTTTGTTTATGCCGCTAAAGGACTCTTTGGGGGTTACGATGCGACGTTTTCACATCGTAAATTCTATTACAACAATCACGCCTATGGAGAGGTGGAGTTAAGAGACATGTGGGAATATCGTCTGAATCTTAATTCGGATGAGGTGGAACTTTTTTATTCCCACATATGGGAGCTCCTAGGAAAGAAGTTCCCTTATTTCTTCTTTACGGAGAACTGCGCCTCTGCGGCCGCAGCCATCTTAGAGCAAATTACCGGTGAAAAAGTGCTGCCTTCCTATTTGCCCTACGCATTGCCGTATATTCTTTTCGATGGGCTAGCTTATGCTCAAAGATCCAATGGAGAACCACTCGTTCGTTCCATTTCATTAATCCCATCGCGCCAGACAAGATTGATCGCTCGCTATAAAGATTTAAGTTCTGATCAGAAAAAGTCCGTTCAAATGATATCAAATGGGGCGCCAGTCTCTCCGATTTTAGAATCTTTGCCTCCGCAGACACGCGCGGCACCTATCGAAACTTTATTGGATTATTACTCTTTTCTGGCAGTTAAGGATAAAAATTTTGAGGAAAAGAACGAGGCGTTTTCGAAGCGGAGGCAGGAACTGCTCGTCGAGCGCTTAGAGTTACCGTCTTCTACCCCGACCGAAATGAACTATAATCTTAATCCGCCCAGTAAAGGCCCTCGTCCCTTTTTGTTAAGAGCGGGAGTGATCAATAGCTCAAAGTTTCGCACGGGTGGAGAGTTTCAATTGAGAACCACCTATTACGACTTTTTATCTCTCGATTTTGGAAGGCCGAAATTTTCAGAGGTAAAGACATTAGATGCTACATTCAACTATTTCGACAATTCGATTTGGATGCGAAAGTTGGATCTCATTGCAATTTCGACACTTAACTTATCGCAAACGGGTTTGCCGGACGAGGGGGGGTGGGCTTGGCGATTTTCGACAGGCGTCGAAAACTTAAATTTAGCATGTAAGTACTGCGACTTGTTTAAAGTAGAGGTGGGTTTTGGTAAAGGTTTTCTGATACTAGATCGCCAGGCGATCTTCGTTCTCGTAGACGTCCGCGCTCAAACACGTACAGAAAATTCTGGAACTCTTGCAAGTACACCGATGTTGGGTGCACTGATTGACTGGTTTCCGTCGGGACTTTTCAAAACAGAACTCAATTTTGGTTATAGGGCGTATCTCGAAAAAGATGATGCCGATGCCACGATGATTAAAATTGATAACAGATTAGGCTTAAGTCGAGACTGGGATTTACGCATATCTTATGAAAAACACGTCGACGAATGGATTCGATTATCAATTTCGTGGTATCTTTAA